TCAACATGGTTAAACTCGGGATTGTATTTATTGATAATTGATTGGTACAGTTCAATCACCCTGGTATCTTTAATTAGTTCCCCGTTGGATGAAAACGAGATCTCGTGTTGCTTGCACCAGGGTTTTAAATGCGTATAAGAAGGTACAATCAATGCCGAAACAAATTTTCTCTCCGAGCCACACACCATCATCTGTTCAATAAAATAGTTTTCTTTCATTTTATTTTCGATGGGTAGCGGCGCAACATATTTGCCGCCGGATGTTTTAAAGATCTCTTTTTTGCGATCGGTTATCTTCAGGAAGGAATCCTTATCCAGTTCGCCAATATCGCCGGTGTGGAACCAGCCGTCTTCTATCACCTCAGCGGTAAGCTCCGGATTTTTATAATATCCGGCCATAACGTTAGGCCCTTTGCAAAGGATTTCGCCATCGGCTGCTATCCTGGCCTGCACACCGTCAAGCAAGGGGCCAACGGTCCCAAATTTTCTGCCGCTTTTTTCATACCGGTTAACAGCAATTACCGGCGAAGTCTCGGTAAGCCCGTAGCCTTCTAAAATAACGATATTGGCCGCAGTAAAAATCCGCTCCAGTTTAATAGGACAGGCCGAACTGCCAACCACTATCGCTTTTATATTTCCACCTATAGCATTACGCCACTTGCTGAATACCAGTTTATCGGCTATGGCAAGCTTAATTTTATACCACTCGCTGTTGCCATTAATCTCATATGCCTCGGCCAGTTTTACCGACCAAAAGAAGATAGTCCTTTTAATACCGGTTAGTTTCTGGCCCTCGACCATGATTTTTTCAAACACTTTTTCGAGCAAACGCGGAACAGCTGTAAAAAGAGAAGGCTTTACCTCTTTCAAATTTGCGCCAATGGTATCCATATTTTCGGCGTAGTAAATAGAAAAACCGTTGAAGAGATAAACATAGGTACACATCTTTTCGAAAATGTGGTTGAGTGGCAAAAAACTCAAAACACATTTTTCTTTCAATGGGATCCGGGCAAGCACTTCGCCGGATGCTGCCGCATTGCTCATGATATTTTTATGGGTAAGCATTACCCCTTTTGGGCGGCCGGTAGTACCTGACGTATAAATGATGGTCGCGATATCATTTTCGGTAATCTGATCGCTGACTTGCTTTATTTTTTGCAGGTCATCTTCCTTTAAAGGTTTAAGTAATGTGCCCCAATGCATACAGCCATCTATATCATCAAAAGTATAAATGCCTTTTAATGATGGTATATTTAAATATACCTCTTTAACCTTATCGCATAAATCTTTACTGCTTACAAATACGTATTTAACTTCGGCCTCGTTTAGTATCTGCTCAATATCCCTGGTGCCTGTATTAGGATATAACGGGACCAATACGGCACCGGTTTGCTGCACTGCCAGGTCGGTTATTACCCATTCGGGCCTACCGTTGCTGATCAATCCAATTTTATCGCGCCCCTCGGTAGTGCCATCACCGGCCGAAACGCCCAGTTCCAACAAAGCGGCAGATAACTGGTAAATCATATCGTGCGCCTCTTTTGTGCTGTATGATTTCCAGGAACCATTCTGTTTTGCATTCAAAAAATTCGCCCTGGGCGCTTTGGCCTGGGTGTCTATGCAGTCAAATAATCTTGTCGCGCGTTCCATATTGCAACAATTATTTTAATAAAGG
The genomic region above belongs to Mucilaginibacter sp. KACC 22773 and contains:
- a CDS encoding AMP-dependent synthetase/ligase, which gives rise to MERATRLFDCIDTQAKAPRANFLNAKQNGSWKSYSTKEAHDMIYQLSAALLELGVSAGDGTTEGRDKIGLISNGRPEWVITDLAVQQTGAVLVPLYPNTGTRDIEQILNEAEVKYVFVSSKDLCDKVKEVYLNIPSLKGIYTFDDIDGCMHWGTLLKPLKEDDLQKIKQVSDQITENDIATIIYTSGTTGRPKGVMLTHKNIMSNAAASGEVLARIPLKEKCVLSFLPLNHIFEKMCTYVYLFNGFSIYYAENMDTIGANLKEVKPSLFTAVPRLLEKVFEKIMVEGQKLTGIKRTIFFWSVKLAEAYEINGNSEWYKIKLAIADKLVFSKWRNAIGGNIKAIVVGSSACPIKLERIFTAANIVILEGYGLTETSPVIAVNRYEKSGRKFGTVGPLLDGVQARIAADGEILCKGPNVMAGYYKNPELTAEVIEDGWFHTGDIGELDKDSFLKITDRKKEIFKTSGGKYVAPLPIENKMKENYFIEQMMVCGSERKFVSALIVPSYTHLKPWCKQHEISFSSNGELIKDTRVIELYQSIINKYNPEFNHVEQVKKITLLPDEWSIDSGELTPTGKMKRKVIAEKYKAQIDKMYLSEVSDNPTLVN